The Hippocampus zosterae strain Florida chromosome 20, ASM2543408v3, whole genome shotgun sequence genome contains a region encoding:
- the LOC127592875 gene encoding nebulin-like isoform X10 translates to MEEENASSTPELVFKTQQVGKVETKEEETVQETVTAFTSHRDTNGGSGSPHPDENVPTEDEKEEEEEEAGEEGVRVQEMGDDEQGGAKEPQASSGARPVLPDPAFNRRCSLLASEVKYKEDFEKMKGQSLYLPAAELIHAKNISAIVSESKYKQEGRKEASLSLYSLLPDTPQIQRAREVSQLQSEVKYKENMKTSSSLYSLMPETNDTHFVKELSNILSQNKYKEEVKKELSSTLYSQLPETSEMHLAKSVHEFQSEKNYTQDGKRKASISLYSQLADTPEIQHALEMSHLQSDVNYRPKVLVKGAPSSLYSQLTDTKEIQFAKEMTELHSQLKYQEDSRKNLSRTAYSQLPRTMQTEFAKNVAELQSERHYKEVGQKGGDSSLYSLLPETLETLHAKDASELASEVKYKEDGRKEMSVNLYSLMPETIHTQHAKELSDLQSQVKYKEGVQRNNQNTLYHHMAETTETALAKEVSQLQSQVKYKEDGRKEVNQCLYSTLPDTLDTQHARDATQLLSEKKYKEDGKKATSRSLFSTLSDTSEMKLAKETTDILSERKYKESGRKQLSQSLYSRLADTAETQFAKSLCHLQSELKYKQGQKDASKSLYSTLPATLETLHAKEASALQSHRKYAEAQKKDLKSTLFHLLPETLHTAHAKDVSELLSQVKYKEDGRKEMSVNLYSLMPETIHTQHAKEISDLQSQVKYKAGVRQQMQSSLYHQLPETPETQLAKHMSQLQSESKYKSAGEQELHSSLYAALPVTMETQHARDAAELLSEVKYKESGKKEMATCLYATLPDTSQTIFSRDMTDMQSEVKYKEDGKRSLSQSFYSQLAQTAETQFAKNVTELQSEVKYKEAGKKEASSALYHQLPETPETLHVKQLSELQSQDKYKHGSKEVMASSLYAQLPQTAETQLAARMSQLLSKFKYKQESVKSLVRSSYSQLAETAETRLAKALSQLHSEFKYKEAGRKETASSLYHRLPETMQTIHAKEATRLQSQVQYKVDALRTQGASLYSQLSRTKEITFAKAVTELQSQNKYKAKGREESSSISAFHKMADTNQTEFVKHLTSIQSQSKYQKDKAELAMSLFSSLPETLDTRFVKDMTDMFSQTKYKDASKKEMVKSLYSLLPHTKDTQHAKQQSQLRSQKLYKEDGKKEAACSLYAQMPQTIETVFAKELSKTQSGKFYKEKYNHEKGKSDYANMKTLPEVERAMEVNKKQSDVSYRKGKEALHLYNTAPDRADIVSATNAAKLASQVAYKSKAKQLVVSDGSLLARTDIHHAKEVSKLASQANYKQVHGRPCYNPLDCVSFKHTQAAAALASQVKYKSNRNQKLEASSDLPNLLQLEHVLHASKLQSNVEYKKKHEQNKAQYHLALDTAEQRHHKENAVLHSQVKYREEYEKNKGRTSVEFADTQTYKVQKEAQKMQSQREYKRDYEEHVKGKALAEVEQTPEYLTARQATNLLNEKEYRKDLEQEVKGRGLSGLGLEDTPELLRVKQANQILNQKEYRRDLHTEVLGKGMRLSADVLEVRRAQRASEIQSQTSYKQTDHLRENSYGTITDTPELVHASYLKDIYSQRKYKDDAERLRGRYSAPSRTPEMERVKANQRHISSMHYCWDSKLMRGLMSSVTETPEIVLARENTKKISDVQYREQVGCGTAVMETPEMKRVRRNQENISSVKYQRGLQEVRGRSCTELDTPEYRRVRRSQDSVSMAKYHEDFERARGRGCTPGLDEPGMERYQRANHMMTDPGPNQVMDTDRRPGGIIVDLKVWRTDPGSIFDFDPLEDDVQSKSLRRMSERAERRLSRPQSRQSHSSLTSDLWERSSCDTQAPVLPGAYHQGVHMQPQPQYHGYMHQTSMSSVRSVTSPPHSSTMRVYRALYDYAAQDHDEVSFRDGDVIVNAQPIDEGWMYGTVQRTGKSGMLPANYVECCN, encoded by the exons ATGGAGGAAGAAAATGCCTCGTCTACTCCCGAGTTGGTTTTCAAGACACAACAAGTCGGGAAGGTGGAGactaaagaagaagaaactgTCCAAGAGACAGTGACTGCCTTCACGTCTCACCGGGACACGAACGGAGGGTCGGGTTCTCCGCACCCTGATGAGAACGTGCCAACTGAAGAcgaaaaggaagaagaagaagaagaggctgGAGAAGAAGGGGTTCGAGTGCAAGAAATGGGAGATGACGAGCAAGGAGGAGCCAAGGAGCCACAG GCCTCAAGTGGTGCCCGCCCAGTTCTTCCTGACCCAGCGTTCAACAGGAGATGCAGCCTGCTGGCTAGTgag GTGAAGTACAAAGAGGATTTTGAGAAGATGAAAGGTCAGAGTCTCTACCTCCCTGCAGCGGAACTCATTCACGCCAAGAACATCAGTGCAATTGTTTCCGAG TCCAAATACAAGCAGGAAGGCCGTAAGGAGGCGTCGTTGTCCCTTTACTCGCTGCTTCCGGACACGCCGCAGATACAACGAGCCAGGGAAGTGAGCCAGCTGCAGAGCGAG gtTAAATACAAAGAAAACATGAAGACGTCCTCCTCACTGTACTCGCTCATGCCGGAGACCAACGACACTCACTTTGTCAAAGAACTCAGCAACATACTCAGCCAG AACAAGTACaaggaggaggtgaagaagGAACTGAGCAGCACTTTGTACTCGCAGCTTCCCGAGACCAGCGAGATGCATCTGGCCAAGAGCGTCCACGAGTTTCAGAGTGAG AAAAACTACACGCAAGACGGCAAGAGGAAAGCCTCCATCTCTCTCTACTCCCAACTGGCCGACACTCCCGAGATCCAACATGCGCTGGAGATGTCCCACCTGCAAAGCGAC GTGAATTATCGACCAAAGGTGCTGGTGAAAGGAGCTCCGTCTTCTCTCTACTCTCAGCTCACCGACACCAAGGAGATCCAGTTTGCCAAGGAAATGACCGAGCTGCACAGCCAG CTCAAGTACCAGGAGGACAGCAGGAAGAACCTGAGTCGGACGGCGTACTCTCAGCTGCCGCGCACCATGCAGACGGagtttgcaaagaatgtcgccgAGTTGCAGAGTGAG CGCCACTATAAAGAAGTGGGCCAGAAGGGCGGAGACTCGTCCTTGTACTCGCTGCTCCCGGAGACTCTCGAGACGCTCCACGCCAAGGATGCCTCCGAGCTCGCcagcgag GTAAAGTACAAAGAGGATGGCAGGAAGGAAATGAGCGTCAACTTGTACTCACTGATGCCTGAAACCATCCACACGCAACACGCCAAAGAACTCTCAGACCTTCAGAGTCAG GTCAAGTACAAAGAAGGCGTTCAGCGAAACAACCAGAACACTTTGTACCATCACATGGCTGAAACCACCGAAACCGCACTGGCCAAGGAAGTCTCGCAGCTGCAGAGCCAG GTGAAGTACAAGGAAGACGGCAGGAAGGAGGTGAACCAATGCCTCTACTCGACTCTGCCCGACACTTTGGACACACAACACGCTCGAGACGCCACGCAGCTGCTCAGCGAG AAAAAGTACAAAGAGGACGGGAAGAAGGCGACGTCCCGCAGCCTTTTCTCCACCCTGAGCGACACGTCAGAAATGAAGCTGGCTAAAGAGACGACGGACATCCTGAGCGAG AGGAAGTACAAGGAGAGCGGCAGGAAGCAGCTCTCTCAGAGTCTCTACTCCCGACTGGCCGACACAGCGGAGACGCAATTTGCTAAAAGCCTTTGCCACCTGCAGAGTGAG CTGAAATACAAGCAGGGACAGAAGGACGCGTCCAAGTCGCTTTACTCCACCCTGCCCGCCACACTGGAGACGCTGCACGCCAAAGAGGCCTCTGCCCTACAGAGTCAC cgcAAATACGCGGAGGCTCAGAAGAAAGATCTTAAATCCACTTTGTTCCACTTGCTGCCCGAAACGCTTCACACGGCGCACGCCAAAGACGTCTCGGAGCTTCTGAGTCAG GTGAAGTACAAAGAGGACGGCAGGAAGGAGATGAGCGTCAACTTGTACTCGCTGATGCCTGAAACCATCCACACGCAACACGCCAAAGAGATCTCGGACCTGCAGAGTCAG GTCAAGTACAAAGCGGGCGTGCGGCAGCAGATGCAGAGCAGTTTGTATCATCAGCTCCCGGAAACTCCGGAGACTCAGCTGGCCAAGCACATGTCCCAGCTGCAGAGTGAG AGCAAGTACAAGTCGGCAGGTGAGCAGGAGCTTCACAGCTCGCTGTACGCCGCCCTGCCCGTCACCATGGAGACACAGCATGCTCGAGACGCTGCGGAGCTGCTCAGTGAG GTCAAGTACAAGGAGAGCGGCAAGAAGGAGATGGCCACCTGCCTCTACGCCACCTTACCCGACACCTCTCAAACCATCTTCAGCAGAGACATGACGGACATGCAGAGCGAG GTCAAGTACAAGGAGGACGGGAAGAGAAGCCTATCGCAGAGTTTCTACTCTCAGTTGGCACAAACGGCCGAGACTCAGTTTGCTAAAAATGTTACAGAGCTGCAGAGTGAG gTGAAGTACAAGGAGGCAGGAAAGAAGGAAGCCAGCAGCGCTCTATACCATCAGCTGCCCGAGACGCCCGAGACGCTTCATGTCAAACAACTTTCCGAGCTGCAGAGTCAA GACAAGTACAAGCACGGTAGCAAGGAAGTGATGGCGTCCAGCCTGTACGCTCAGCTGCCGCAGACGGCCGAGACGCAGCTCGCCGCCAGGATGTCGCAGCTCCTGAGCAAA TTTAAGTACAAGCAGGAGAGCGTCAAGAGCCTCGTTCGCAGCTCCTACAGTCAGCTGGCAGAAACCGCCGAGACGCGGCTGGCCAAGGCGCTCTCCCAGCTGCATAGCGAG TTCAAATACAAAGAGGCCGGCAGGAAGGAGACGGCCAGCAGCCTCTACCACCGCCTGCCAGAGACCATGCAAACGATACACGCCAAAGAGGCCACGCGGCTGCAAAGTCAG GTCCAGTACAAGGTGGACGCTTTGAGGACGCAAGGCGCCAGTCTGTACTCTCAGCTGTCCCGCACGAAGGAGATCACTTTTGCAAAAGCAGTCACGGAGCTACAGAGTCAG AATAAATACAAGGCGAAAGGTCGAGAGGAGAGCAGCAGCATCAGCGCCTTTCACAAGATGGCCGACACCAATCAGACAGAATTCGTCAAGCACTTGACAAGCATTCAAAGTCAG AGCAAGTACCAGAAGGACAAAGCTGAACTGGCCATGTCGTTGTTCTCCTCGCTGCCCGAGACTCTGGATACTCGCTTTGTGAAGGACATGACGGACATGTTCAGCCAG ACTAAGTACAAGGACGCCAGTAAGAAGGAGATGGTCAAAAGTTTGTACTCGCTGCTGCCTCACACCAAAGACACTCAGCACGCCAAACAGCAGAGTCAGCTACGCAGCCAG aagTTGTACAAAGAGGACGGCAAGAAGGAAGCCGCCTGCAGTTTGTACGCACAAATGCCTCAAACCATCGAGACCGTCTTTGCCAAAGAGCTCAGCAAGACGCAAAGCGGC AAGTTCTACAAGGAGAAGTACAATCACGAGAAAGGGAAGTCGGACTACGCCAACATGAAGACGCTGCCGGAGGTGGAGCGCGCCATGGAGGTCAATAAGAAGCAAAGCGAC GTCAGCTACAGGAAAGGGAAAGAGGCGCTTCATCTCTACAACACAGCGCCTGACAGAGCCGATATCGTCAGCGCCACCAACGCAGCCAAACTGGCCAGCCAG GTGGCTTATAAGAGTAAGGCCAAGCAGCTGGTTGTGAGTGACGGTTCTCTCCTCGCACGCACGGACATCCATCATGCGAAGGAAGTGTCCAAACTGGCTAGCCAG GCGAACTACAAGCAGGTGCACGGGCGACCTTGCTACAACCCGCTGGATTGTGTGTCTTTCAAGCACACACaagccgccgccgcgctcgccagCCAG gTCAAGTATAAAAGCAACCGGAACCAGAAACTGGAAGCTTCTTCAGACCTGCCCAACCTCTTGCAGCTGGAGCACGTGCTGCACGCCAGCAAACTGCAGAGTAAC GTTGAGTATAAGAAGAAGCACGAGCAGAACAAGGCTCAGTACCACCTCGCTCTGGACACGGCTGAACAGCGCCACCACAAAGAGAACGCCGTGCTGCACAGTCAG GTGAAGTACCGCGAGGAATACGAAAAGAACAAAGGTCGCACAAGTGTGGAATTTGCAGACACGCAAACGTACAAAGTGCAGAAGGAGGcgcaaaagatgcaaagccag aGGGAGTACAAGCGGGACTACGAGGAGCATGTGAAAGGGAAAGCCTTGGCGGAGGTAGAGCAGACGCCAGAGTATCTGACGGCTCGCCAGGCCACCAACTTGCTCAATGAG AAAGAGTACAGGAAGGACCTGGAACAGGAAgtgaaggggcggggcttatCAGGGCTTGGCCTGGAGGACACACCCGAGCTCCTGCGGGTCAAACAGGCCAATCAGATCCTGAACCAGAAGGAGTACCGCAGGGACCTGCACACGGAGGTGCTGGGCAAAGGGATGCGGCTCAGCGCCGATGTCCTGGAGGTCCGACGGGCCCAGAGGGCATCCGAGATCCAGAGTCAG acATCCTACAAACAGACAGACCATCTTCGGGAGAACTCGTACGGGACCATCACAGACACCCCAGAACTTGTGCACGCCTCTTACCTCAAAGATATCTACAGTCAG AGGAAATACAAAGATGACGCCGAACGTCTGCGAGGTCGCTACAGTGCGCCGTCGCGTACTCCCGAGATGGAGCGAGTGAAAGCCAACCAAAGGCACATCAGCTCG ATGCACTACTGCTGGGACTCCAAGCTGATGAGAGGTCTCATGTCGTCCGTCACCGAGACGCCAGAGATCGTGCTCGCTAGAGAGAACACCAAGAAGATCAgtgat GTGCAGTACAGAGAACAGGTGGGCTGCGGGACCGCCGTCATGGAGACGCCTGAGATGAAAAGAGTTCGGCGGAACCAGGAGAACATCAGCTCA GTGAAGTATCAGCGCGGGCTGCAGGAGGTGCGGGGCCGCAGCTGCACGGAGCTGGACACCCCCGAGTACAGGCGGGTCAGGCGGTCTCAGGATTCGGTTTCCATG GCCAAGTACCACGAGGACTTTGAGCGCGCCCGCGGTCGAGGTTGCACGCCGGGCCTGGATGAACCCGGCATGGAGCGCTACCAGCGAGCCAATCACATGATGACAGACCCGGGTCCCAACCAGGTGATGGACACGGACAGACGACCCGGCGGCATCATCGTAG ACCTGAAGGTATGGAGAACAGATCCAGGCTCCATTTTTGACTTTGACCCCCTGGAGGATGACGTCCAGTCCAAGAGCCTCCGCAGGATGTCTG AGCGGGCTGAGCGAAGGCTGAGCAGGCCTCAGTCACGGCAGTCTCACAGCTcgttgacctctgacctctggGAACGCAGCAGCTGCGACACACAGG CCCCGGTTCTTCCCGGAGCGTACCACCAGGGCGTGCACATGCAGCCGCAACCTCAGTATCACGGCTACATGCATCAAACCAGCATGTCGTCGGTCCGTTCCGTCACCTCGCCACCACACTCATCCACCATG cgggTTTACCGGGCGCTGTACGACTACGCGGCGCAGGACCACGACGAGGTCTCCTTCAGGGACGGTGACGTCATCGTCAACGCTCAGCCCATCGACGAGGGTTGGATGTACGGAACCGTGCAGCGCACCGGAAAGTCCGGAATGTTGCCTGCCAACTACGTGGAATGTTGCAACTAG